A DNA window from Ignavibacteriales bacterium contains the following coding sequences:
- a CDS encoding pyridoxal phosphate-dependent aminotransferase, giving the protein MKTSDTQFAKTPLSISRRGREIQGSPIRKLAALAEARKKQGIHVYHLNIGQPDLPTPLPVLEAVHNFSRRTIEYAPSNGLPESLTAWKKYFNHSGIIFDESELIVTTGGSEAITLAMCAICDMDDEIIVFEPTYANYNGFACIANVKLRAIPTMIENGFHLPSEEVIEAFVTNRTRAILYCSPSNPTGTIYSREEIQRLVNVAIKHGLFILSDETYREFAYEKKAISIADFPQVHDRAIVLESCSKKFNVCGVRIGVLASHNKEIISTTLKFCQARLSVATIEQLAMVPLLENPEPYTQPLVEEFRKRRDVVCEGLKFIPGITFYKPEGAFYITIGLPVQDSEYFAKWLIEEYEDEKETVLLAPAQGFYTTQGKGMNEVRLAFMLNIDDLKRSLIILKNALEVYRRKFLK; this is encoded by the coding sequence ATGAAAACATCTGACACACAATTTGCGAAAACTCCACTTTCAATTTCACGGAGAGGACGAGAGATACAAGGGTCACCTATTCGAAAACTTGCCGCTCTTGCAGAAGCGCGCAAGAAGCAGGGAATCCATGTCTACCATTTGAATATCGGTCAGCCGGATTTACCTACACCTTTGCCCGTCCTGGAAGCGGTGCATAATTTTTCGCGCCGGACAATTGAATATGCGCCATCCAACGGTTTGCCGGAATCGCTCACGGCATGGAAAAAATATTTTAATCATTCTGGAATTATCTTTGATGAAAGTGAGCTTATAGTCACAACCGGTGGATCCGAAGCAATAACCTTAGCGATGTGCGCCATCTGCGATATGGATGACGAGATCATCGTGTTCGAACCGACGTATGCAAATTATAATGGTTTTGCATGTATCGCGAATGTGAAACTCCGAGCTATTCCTACAATGATAGAAAATGGCTTTCATCTTCCGTCAGAAGAGGTGATTGAGGCCTTTGTTACGAACAGAACACGAGCGATCCTGTATTGCAGTCCATCCAATCCTACTGGAACAATTTACAGTCGAGAAGAAATTCAACGACTTGTCAATGTGGCGATAAAACATGGATTATTCATTCTTTCCGATGAAACATATCGCGAGTTTGCGTATGAGAAAAAAGCAATAAGCATTGCAGATTTTCCTCAGGTACACGATAGAGCAATTGTACTTGAAAGCTGTTCAAAAAAATTCAACGTATGCGGTGTTCGAATCGGAGTGCTTGCAAGCCACAATAAAGAGATTATTTCTACAACATTGAAGTTTTGTCAGGCGCGGCTTTCTGTCGCAACGATTGAACAATTAGCTATGGTCCCGCTTCTTGAAAATCCGGAGCCGTATACGCAGCCTCTCGTTGAAGAATTTAGAAAAAGACGCGATGTCGTATGCGAAGGATTAAAATTTATTCCTGGTATTACGTTTTACAAACCTGAGGGAGCATTCTACATCACTATCGGTTTGCCTGTCCAAGATTCCGAGTATTTTGCAAAATGGCTTATTGAAGAATATGAAGATGAGAAGGAAACCGTTCTCTTAGCTCCTGCGCAGGGATTTTATACAACACAGGGCAAGGGAATGAATGAAGTTCGTTTGGCGTTCATGTTGAATATCGATGATCTTAAGCGATCGCTTATAATACTGAAGAATGCGCTCGAAGTATATCGGCGTAAATTTCTGAAATAA
- the udk gene encoding uridine kinase, with translation MKPLVIGLAGGTGSGKTSVANKILDRLDRNHIVVLQHDSYYKDLEKFGGLTPDKINFDHPDSLETDILIQHIWQLCEGKTIYQPIYNFATNRRMVETQQIAPKDIIIVDGILIFVEKRLRELMDIKIFVDTDADERLIRRIRRDTLERGRSVETVMNQYLGTVKPMHLEFVEPSKHWADIIIPQGANNLVAIDMVVTKIKSMIAAKATIAEKS, from the coding sequence ATGAAACCACTCGTCATAGGATTAGCAGGCGGTACCGGCTCTGGAAAGACTTCGGTTGCAAATAAAATTTTAGATCGTCTCGATAGAAATCATATCGTGGTTCTCCAACATGATTCCTACTACAAAGATCTTGAAAAATTTGGAGGACTTACTCCGGATAAAATCAATTTTGATCATCCGGATTCGCTTGAAACGGATATTCTCATTCAGCACATCTGGCAGCTCTGCGAAGGGAAGACGATCTATCAGCCAATTTATAATTTTGCAACAAACCGCCGAATGGTTGAGACTCAGCAAATCGCACCAAAGGATATCATTATTGTAGATGGCATTTTGATTTTTGTTGAAAAGCGATTGCGCGAACTGATGGACATAAAAATATTTGTCGATACCGATGCTGATGAACGCTTGATTCGGAGAATTCGGCGTGATACTCTTGAGCGCGGACGTTCGGTGGAAACAGTGATGAACCAATATCTCGGCACGGTGAAACCGATGCATCTCGAATTTGTAGAACCAAGCAAGCATTGGGCAGATATTATCATTCCTCAGGGCGCAAACAATCTCGTTGCGATTGATATGGTGGTGACAAAAATAAAATCGATGATTGCTGCAAAAGCAACAATTGCCGAAAAATCATAA
- a CDS encoding polysaccharide deacetylase family protein — MRWDFQIFRRLFPSILFKTLDESIHLTFDDGPHPITTPLILQELKGRNIQATFFLLGQNAQKFPDLVRQIHAEGHQIGNHSFTHANLFFKNKAFLIDEIQRTMETLEKTIGIYSHYFRPPYGYFDWTTLSVLRKLELTCTLWDVDSKDYKLNSVTDISHRVIPNTKNGSILLFHDNIETSTKVQTYLPVLLDTLLSKEFNFKTLPI; from the coding sequence ATGAGATGGGATTTTCAGATATTTAGAAGACTTTTTCCATCAATTCTTTTCAAAACACTGGATGAAAGCATACATCTCACTTTTGATGATGGACCTCACCCTATTACAACTCCTCTCATTCTTCAAGAATTAAAAGGACGCAATATTCAGGCAACTTTTTTTCTACTTGGACAGAATGCGCAAAAATTTCCTGATCTCGTTCGACAGATTCATGCTGAAGGACATCAAATTGGCAATCATTCATTCACGCACGCTAATCTATTTTTCAAGAATAAGGCATTTCTCATAGATGAAATTCAACGAACTATGGAAACACTGGAAAAGACTATTGGAATATATTCTCATTATTTTCGACCACCCTATGGCTATTTTGATTGGACGACTTTAAGCGTGCTCCGTAAACTGGAATTGACTTGCACACTCTGGGATGTCGACAGTAAAGACTACAAACTAAATTCCGTTACCGATATTTCACATCGAGTCATACCAAATACAAAGAATGGCTCTATTCTTCTCTTTCATGACAACATTGAAACTTCAACGAAAGTCCAGACATATCTTCCGGTCCTTCTCGATACTTTGCTTAGTAAAGAATTTAATTTCAAGACGTTACCAATATGA
- a CDS encoding pitrilysin family protein, whose protein sequence is MNQHKKLKTIRQAVLPSFTHKTEATYQKTVLDNGVRIVTEEIPHVRSLSLGFWIETGSRDEFPANNGISHFIEHMVFKGTKKRSVKEIAQSIESVGGYLNAFTSKEHTCYYARVLDEHLELATDVLSDMVFQPTFPQKEFEKEKNVILEELKQAEDDPDDIIQDYFEKALFKTHPLGMPVIGNAKSITSFTRKDLLHYKTEQYTSANLVVAAAGNLQHAEVVELTKRYLQNAVNSTNKRSERNQSVFEEPSSVLSEYYKPIQQAHICLGTIGFHVHDERRFPMQVLNTLLGDGMSSRLFQNIREKYGFAYAVYSFNNMMQDTGAAGVYIGTDNSHVQRCIDLVWKELKSLRTKGITKEELTRTKAQLKGSMMLGMENIPNRMIRLGSSELYFGELISLDTIIHKIDAVTREEVQEIAEGLFKEDRFATVIFHPNGNHETTTK, encoded by the coding sequence GTGAATCAACACAAAAAGCTTAAAACCATAAGGCAGGCAGTCTTGCCCTCGTTCACTCACAAAACTGAAGCGACGTACCAAAAGACGGTTCTTGATAACGGCGTACGTATTGTGACGGAAGAAATTCCACACGTGCGTTCTTTATCGCTTGGATTTTGGATCGAGACAGGATCAAGGGATGAATTCCCGGCAAACAACGGGATATCTCATTTTATTGAACACATGGTATTCAAAGGTACGAAGAAACGAAGCGTGAAAGAAATCGCTCAAAGCATTGAATCAGTCGGTGGCTACTTAAACGCATTCACCAGTAAAGAGCACACATGTTATTATGCGCGCGTACTCGATGAACATCTCGAATTAGCAACAGATGTGTTAAGCGATATGGTATTTCAGCCGACTTTTCCACAAAAAGAATTCGAGAAGGAAAAGAATGTTATTCTCGAAGAGTTGAAACAAGCAGAAGACGATCCGGATGACATTATCCAGGATTATTTTGAAAAAGCCCTTTTCAAAACGCACCCCCTTGGAATGCCAGTCATCGGCAATGCGAAATCGATTACTTCCTTTACGCGCAAGGATCTTCTTCACTATAAAACCGAACAGTATACATCCGCCAATCTTGTTGTTGCTGCAGCCGGCAACCTTCAACATGCGGAGGTGGTGGAATTAACAAAACGCTACCTCCAAAATGCTGTGAACAGTACAAATAAACGATCAGAACGGAACCAATCCGTATTTGAGGAACCGAGTTCTGTTTTAAGCGAATACTACAAGCCGATTCAGCAAGCGCACATTTGTCTCGGGACAATCGGTTTTCATGTTCACGATGAAAGACGTTTCCCTATGCAAGTGTTGAACACACTGCTGGGAGACGGAATGAGCTCCCGATTATTCCAGAACATACGGGAAAAATACGGATTTGCGTATGCAGTGTACAGCTTCAATAATATGATGCAGGATACGGGTGCAGCCGGCGTGTACATCGGAACCGATAATTCTCATGTTCAACGATGCATCGACCTCGTGTGGAAAGAATTAAAATCATTGCGTACGAAAGGCATCACAAAAGAGGAACTTACGCGCACAAAAGCGCAATTGAAGGGAAGTATGATGCTGGGTATGGAAAATATTCCCAATAGAATGATACGGTTAGGAAGCTCGGAGTTGTATTTCGGAGAACTTATTTCATTAGACACAATTATTCATAAGATTGATGCAGTCACCCGGGAAGAGGTGCAGGAGATAGCGGAAGGACTATTTAAGGAAGATCGTTTCGCCACAGTCATCTTCCATCCGAATGGCAATCACGAGACCACAACAAAATAA
- a CDS encoding lysylphosphatidylglycerol synthase transmembrane domain-containing protein produces METELNKSEAAEYGEVWKNVISIAFRIIVGACVLYFVISLVQWKNVIIAYQSADGRFIIFAALLLFVNIGVRTFKWHAMLRTVKDAPTYTEAFGSVMLGISLGSFTPGEVGEFAGRALHITDAKRSHLVGLTLLDKAQIFIVTSCAGLVSLASLAFDNPLIIAIVTIAIVLLSVFFITRLGVLAALGHRLNSTLFKKSWLTRVLDGFNLLKPQQLFAAVLYTLIFYGVLILQMYCLINSFSKISLLHAFIGTSAMMFVKSLLPISIGDLGIREAGSIFFFSTYSISQAAALNASLLLFLINVFIPSIIGTYFIRHQQLSPFKLVQFWKKKTTSQ; encoded by the coding sequence ATGGAAACAGAGTTAAACAAATCAGAAGCAGCCGAATACGGAGAAGTTTGGAAGAACGTAATCTCTATCGCATTTCGTATTATTGTCGGTGCATGCGTTCTGTACTTTGTTATCTCCTTGGTGCAATGGAAGAATGTCATTATTGCGTATCAGTCTGCTGATGGCCGCTTTATTATTTTTGCTGCTTTACTTTTATTCGTCAACATAGGTGTGCGCACTTTCAAATGGCACGCCATGCTTCGCACTGTCAAGGATGCGCCGACTTATACGGAGGCTTTTGGCTCCGTCATGCTTGGAATTTCTCTCGGTTCATTCACGCCCGGTGAAGTAGGTGAGTTCGCTGGTCGCGCTTTGCATATCACCGATGCAAAACGATCTCATCTGGTTGGGTTAACACTTCTAGATAAAGCACAGATATTTATTGTTACAAGCTGTGCCGGTTTAGTAAGTCTTGCATCGTTAGCTTTCGACAATCCTTTGATAATTGCAATAGTAACGATAGCTATCGTATTGCTTTCGGTTTTTTTTATTACGCGATTGGGAGTGCTTGCGGCACTGGGTCATCGTCTTAACTCTACCCTTTTTAAGAAATCTTGGCTCACGCGAGTTCTTGATGGATTTAATCTTCTCAAACCCCAGCAGTTGTTCGCTGCCGTACTGTACACACTTATTTTTTATGGCGTTCTCATACTACAAATGTACTGCCTTATCAATAGTTTTTCAAAAATCAGCCTTCTGCATGCGTTTATTGGGACAAGTGCAATGATGTTCGTGAAATCGCTGCTCCCGATTTCGATAGGCGATCTCGGTATTCGAGAGGCAGGTTCGATCTTTTTCTTTTCAACCTACAGCATTTCGCAAGCCGCAGCTCTCAATGCCTCGTTGTTGCTTTTTTTAATCAATGTATTCATTCCGAGTATTATAGGAACTTACTTTATAAGACATCAACAACTTTCACCATTTAAACTTGTGCAATTCTGGAAAAAAAAGACAACAAGCCAATGA
- a CDS encoding 2Fe-2S iron-sulfur cluster-binding protein has protein sequence MIKITINGKELEVDPKLTIIQAASQNGIEIPHFCWHPKLSVSGNCRMCLVEIEKMPKLVISCSTQVADGMVVKTKSEKVVKARNAVMEFLLINHPLDCPICDEAGECKLQDYTYKYSVGSSRFQEDKTHKPKRVELGPNVMLDVERCIMCSRCIRFSEEIAHQKVLTFTERGTHVILTTFPGTKLDNPYSMNVVDICPVGALTNRDFRFKARVWEMSSTESICIGCARGCNTHVWIRNNEILRLTPRDNEEVNSSWMCDEGRVNSFKFVSSENRINGPMIRKDGRKVEVGWDEAISKVVSELRTYRKHEIAGIGSAYCTNEDNYIFVRFFKEVIGSKNIGFLRHAKPGNEDDLLIRADKSPNSLGASIVGVTGETGTDGIDHIIKGITSGAIKVLYVLEDNIAADPRIAEVLSNLEVLIVHSSIKNETTKQADVILSASTFAEKHGTYTNFNGRVQRVQPAVAMIEQERAPDGMAMSRWDKFAARNDSWGKGTKRDARSSWRIIAAVASAMGVKMKYAAAEEVFKEIAERVPAFKGLSYSKIGSQGAFLKEHLKVSKL, from the coding sequence ATGATAAAGATTACGATTAATGGAAAAGAACTAGAAGTTGATCCGAAACTGACGATCATTCAGGCTGCATCTCAGAACGGAATTGAAATTCCGCATTTCTGTTGGCATCCAAAACTCTCGGTTTCCGGCAACTGTAGAATGTGTCTTGTCGAAATTGAGAAAATGCCGAAACTTGTTATTTCCTGTTCAACACAAGTTGCAGATGGCATGGTAGTCAAGACAAAGAGTGAGAAAGTTGTGAAAGCCCGCAACGCTGTCATGGAATTTTTACTCATCAATCATCCCTTAGATTGCCCGATTTGTGATGAAGCAGGCGAGTGTAAGTTGCAGGATTATACATATAAATACAGTGTTGGTTCAAGTAGATTTCAAGAAGATAAAACCCATAAACCTAAACGAGTAGAACTTGGCCCGAATGTAATGCTGGATGTTGAGCGCTGTATTATGTGTTCTCGATGCATTAGATTTTCTGAGGAAATTGCTCATCAAAAAGTACTAACATTCACTGAGCGCGGCACACACGTCATTCTTACCACATTCCCAGGTACTAAATTAGACAATCCCTATTCAATGAACGTGGTGGATATTTGCCCGGTCGGTGCACTCACAAACCGTGATTTCAGATTTAAAGCGCGTGTATGGGAAATGTCTTCAACAGAAAGTATTTGCATCGGTTGTGCTCGAGGTTGTAACACGCACGTGTGGATACGTAACAATGAAATTTTGCGCCTTACTCCACGGGATAATGAAGAAGTGAATTCTTCCTGGATGTGTGATGAAGGCAGGGTGAATTCATTCAAATTTGTATCGAGTGAGAATCGTATTAATGGACCAATGATCCGAAAAGACGGTAGAAAAGTGGAAGTCGGCTGGGATGAAGCAATTTCTAAAGTTGTTTCAGAACTGCGTACATATCGCAAACATGAAATCGCAGGCATCGGATCGGCATATTGTACAAATGAAGACAATTACATCTTTGTCCGCTTTTTTAAAGAGGTTATTGGAAGCAAAAATATTGGTTTTCTACGGCACGCAAAGCCCGGAAATGAGGACGACTTGCTGATTCGTGCCGATAAGTCGCCAAATAGTCTTGGCGCGTCTATTGTTGGAGTTACGGGAGAGACTGGTACGGATGGTATAGATCACATTATTAAAGGAATTACAAGTGGCGCTATCAAAGTGCTTTATGTACTTGAAGATAATATTGCAGCGGATCCTCGGATAGCTGAAGTTCTATCAAACCTTGAAGTGCTAATTGTTCATTCGTCCATAAAAAACGAAACGACGAAACAGGCCGATGTTATTCTGTCTGCTTCGACATTTGCAGAAAAACATGGAACATATACGAATTTCAATGGACGCGTGCAACGCGTGCAGCCCGCGGTGGCAATGATAGAACAAGAACGTGCTCCGGATGGAATGGCAATGAGCCGCTGGGATAAATTTGCAGCACGGAATGATAGCTGGGGAAAAGGAACCAAACGCGATGCACGTTCGTCTTGGAGAATAATTGCAGCAGTTGCCTCTGCCATGGGCGTGAAAATGAAGTATGCTGCGGCAGAAGAAGTATTCAAGGAAATAGCAGAACGCGTTCCGGCTTTCAAAGGATTGTCGTACTCAAAGATAGGAAGTCAAGGCGCATTCTTAAAAGAACATCTTAAAGTTAGTAAGTTATAG
- a CDS encoding glycosyltransferase — MIESLALGLLTIFTMYYVYFITHIRLGLLSLHIAPSTGFQPMVSVIIAARDEDKSIGQCLQSLVQQTYLTNKYEIIIVDDGSQDNTASIVRSFSERYSNVHLLSLPVGTERGTGRKPFAIAKGINQATGEIILTTDADCIVPPRWIEIMANHFEDNITLVAGPVAEQGSANFFSKLEQLEFLGLITTAAGLIGSGRPIICNGANLGYRKNAFNSVGGFGDNGSSNDDESLMNRMVQRKIGRIAFAPESDAVITTQSSNTMISFLKQRIRWANKRGHYEDKSILITLVSLYLFFLSLVLMVLLIPLEQKLLLPVIIAFGGKVIVDYFTLRSGARLFLQHVPIFHFLIAEVLHVPYIVIAAAIGQISSMQWKGRTIRR, encoded by the coding sequence ATGATTGAATCTTTAGCACTTGGGTTACTCACGATTTTTACGATGTATTATGTTTATTTCATCACGCATATTCGTCTTGGTTTGCTTTCTCTTCATATTGCCCCATCGACAGGCTTCCAACCGATGGTTTCTGTTATTATAGCAGCGCGTGACGAAGATAAATCTATTGGTCAATGTCTCCAATCGCTTGTTCAACAAACTTATCTCACAAATAAATATGAGATCATCATTGTAGATGATGGTTCTCAGGATAACACTGCTTCCATTGTGAGATCTTTCTCGGAACGATATTCAAACGTCCATCTTCTTTCTTTGCCGGTTGGAACAGAACGAGGAACTGGCCGAAAACCATTTGCAATTGCTAAAGGTATTAATCAAGCTACAGGAGAAATCATCCTCACCACAGATGCTGATTGCATTGTGCCGCCGCGATGGATTGAGATTATGGCTAATCATTTTGAGGACAATATTACGCTTGTAGCCGGACCGGTCGCAGAACAAGGTTCTGCAAATTTTTTCTCTAAACTTGAACAACTCGAATTTCTTGGACTTATCACAACGGCGGCTGGATTAATAGGCTCAGGGAGACCCATAATTTGCAATGGCGCGAATCTTGGCTATCGAAAAAACGCATTTAATTCCGTGGGCGGTTTCGGTGACAATGGCAGTTCTAATGACGATGAATCATTGATGAATAGGATGGTTCAGAGAAAAATTGGCAGAATTGCATTTGCTCCCGAATCTGATGCCGTAATTACTACGCAGTCCTCAAATACAATGATCTCGTTTCTCAAGCAGCGTATCCGCTGGGCAAACAAACGCGGTCACTACGAAGATAAATCAATTCTTATTACGCTTGTCTCTTTATATTTATTTTTCCTTAGTCTCGTTTTGATGGTGCTGTTAATACCTTTAGAACAAAAGCTCTTACTACCGGTAATTATTGCATTTGGAGGCAAAGTAATTGTTGATTACTTCACGCTTCGCTCAGGCGCAAGATTGTTTCTCCAACACGTACCAATTTTCCATTTTCTGATTGCAGAGGTTTTGCACGTTCCGTATATTGTGATTGCAGCAGCAATTGGACAAATAAGTTCAATGCAATGGAAAGGGCGGACAATTAGACGATGA
- a CDS encoding glycosyltransferase yields the protein MTFQTFLIIVTILYLCQVGIFLIGLKRNRHQSQISSNLSISVIIAARNEEANLRECLESVANQNYPAPLYEIIVINDGSTDGTEAICNDFIKRYPNIKSIQVKDDTIIRGKANALAQGIDASSGEIILITDADCTVPRTWVEQTANWYNSEVGLIGGFTLQKATTPFEGMQSLDWTFILGMAAATAGLGHPLGSIGNNLSFRRSAYDQVGGYRKLKFSVTEDYTVVQAIVGSKKWNYIYPIDLKHLVESKSCPNFQSILRQKHRWGKGGLDMKPAGLAIMVVGFLMHLSPFVMLFWGGVVQAATALMIKFIADYVFLYKILCRLDRKEDLRWFYWFEMYFMIYVLLLPFLVFFGGKVKWKGREF from the coding sequence ATGACCTTCCAAACTTTTCTCATCATCGTAACGATCCTATATCTTTGCCAGGTAGGAATATTTTTAATTGGTCTGAAACGTAATCGGCACCAATCACAAATCTCATCAAACTTATCTATTTCGGTTATAATTGCAGCAAGAAACGAAGAAGCTAATCTTCGGGAGTGTCTTGAGTCGGTAGCAAATCAGAACTATCCTGCTCCATTGTATGAAATTATTGTTATCAATGATGGGTCAACCGATGGAACTGAAGCAATATGCAACGATTTCATTAAACGGTATCCGAATATCAAATCGATTCAAGTTAAAGATGATACAATTATTCGTGGTAAGGCAAACGCCTTGGCGCAAGGTATTGACGCATCTTCAGGAGAAATAATACTTATCACTGATGCGGATTGCACGGTTCCAAGAACATGGGTGGAGCAGACAGCAAATTGGTATAATTCTGAAGTCGGACTTATAGGAGGATTCACACTTCAGAAAGCTACAACACCGTTTGAAGGAATGCAATCATTAGATTGGACATTCATACTTGGTATGGCTGCCGCAACTGCTGGTTTAGGTCATCCACTTGGAAGTATTGGAAATAATCTATCATTTCGAAGATCAGCGTACGATCAAGTAGGCGGATATCGAAAATTAAAATTCAGCGTGACAGAAGATTATACGGTAGTTCAAGCAATTGTTGGTTCTAAGAAATGGAACTATATATACCCTATTGATTTAAAGCATCTTGTCGAAAGCAAATCTTGTCCAAATTTCCAATCAATTCTCCGCCAAAAACACAGGTGGGGCAAAGGCGGACTTGATATGAAACCGGCTGGCCTGGCAATAATGGTTGTTGGTTTTTTAATGCATCTTTCTCCCTTTGTCATGCTTTTTTGGGGCGGAGTAGTGCAAGCTGCTACAGCGTTAATGATTAAATTTATCGCTGATTATGTATTCTTGTACAAAATTCTTTGCCGACTTGACCGGAAGGAAGATCTTCGATGGTTTTATTGGTTTGAAATGTATTTCATGATTTACGTTTTACTTCTACCCTTTTTGGTTTTCTTTGGTGGAAAAGTAAAATGGAAAGGACGCGAGTTTTGA
- a CDS encoding glycosyltransferase, whose amino-acid sequence MIIGFFLLLAAAFYLIVHLGLITGLKRLDDTTCNEQPFVSVIVAARNEEKNICQLLQCLSHQTYTQYEIIIINDRSTDKTAELITDFQKNSSNITRIDITSLQGDMPAKKNALRTGIDASKGEILCFTDADCFPTSRWIEELVKSFKPDVGLVAGYSPYQIPNSQTSKAGFYNTLFFKFIAYEEFRAAIWAAGSIGWNIGWLCTGRNLAYRRKVYDAVNGFEKIKMSTSGDDDLFLQLVRRQTAWKIQYVTTGESFVLTVPPMNFWSFVEQRKRHFSAAKFFTVPMMLFFFCYHSSNLLLVVSPLLFLMNVLTLPAMAAVCCSKVLSDIVLFRYSHRIFEANNFDRSFILMEMLYILYNSLIGPLGFFRKFAWKQS is encoded by the coding sequence ATGATAATTGGTTTTTTTCTATTACTTGCGGCTGCGTTCTACCTGATCGTTCATCTTGGTTTGATAACAGGTTTAAAGCGCTTGGATGATACGACATGCAATGAACAACCTTTTGTCTCCGTCATCGTAGCGGCTCGCAATGAAGAAAAAAATATTTGTCAACTTCTTCAGTGCCTGTCGCATCAAACATACACACAGTACGAAATTATTATTATCAATGATCGTTCTACCGATAAAACAGCCGAGTTGATTACCGACTTCCAGAAGAATTCTTCCAACATCACGCGTATCGACATCACAAGCCTTCAAGGCGATATGCCAGCAAAAAAAAATGCACTTAGAACCGGTATTGATGCAAGCAAAGGCGAGATTCTCTGCTTCACAGACGCAGATTGCTTTCCCACTTCTCGCTGGATTGAAGAATTGGTGAAATCATTTAAACCAGATGTGGGACTTGTGGCTGGCTATTCGCCATATCAAATTCCAAACAGCCAGACTTCCAAAGCTGGATTCTATAATACGTTATTCTTCAAATTCATTGCTTACGAAGAATTCCGTGCTGCAATTTGGGCGGCTGGTTCAATTGGCTGGAATATCGGCTGGCTCTGCACTGGGAGAAATCTTGCTTACAGACGAAAAGTGTATGATGCGGTGAATGGATTTGAGAAAATTAAAATGTCGACCAGTGGTGATGATGACCTTTTTTTGCAGCTTGTACGCAGGCAGACAGCGTGGAAGATTCAATATGTAACAACAGGAGAAAGTTTTGTTCTAACTGTTCCGCCCATGAACTTCTGGTCGTTTGTTGAGCAGCGTAAACGGCATTTCTCGGCCGCTAAGTTCTTCACCGTGCCGATGATGCTCTTTTTCTTCTGCTATCATTCATCAAATTTATTGCTCGTGGTCTCTCCTCTTTTGTTCCTGATGAATGTTTTAACTCTGCCTGCGATGGCCGCAGTATGTTGTTCAAAAGTATTAAGCGACATTGTTTTATTCAGATATTCTCATCGGATATTTGAAGCGAATAATTTCGATCGCTCATTTATTCTGATGGAAATGCTCTACATTCTTTACAATTCCCTTATCGGTCCACTGGGCTTTTTCAGAAAGTTTGCATGGAAACAGAGTTAA